One stretch of Chitinophaga pendula DNA includes these proteins:
- the lpdA gene encoding dihydrolipoyl dehydrogenase has product MGKYDVTIIGSGPGGYVCAIRCAQLGLKTALVEKYDALGGTCLNVGCIPSKAVLESSEHYYNAKSKFVMHGIHLENLQINLQEMIAHKADVVKKTGDGVKYLMKKNKVDVFYGTGSFINPTKILVKSNDGNQTELETVHTVIATGSKPASLPNVTIDKQHIISSTEALVLAEVPKHLIVIGGGVIGMELGSVYARIGSKVTVIEYYEQILATMDKSLGKELQKSLSKLGFTFHFNHKVTGAEMQGQNIIVTAENKNGEQVKFEGDYCLMAIGRKPYTAGLNMEAIGVSTEKGKINVDENFRTDVSNVYAIGDVIRGAMLAHKASEEGVYVAEYIANLRPHINYLTIPNIVYTWPEVASVGHTEEELIANGVDYKSGSFPLMANARARMNADTEGFIKVLAHSQTGEILGIHMIGPRIADIIGEAALAMQHGISALGVSNVVHGHPTFYESLKEACLNATGKGAIHI; this is encoded by the coding sequence ATGGGAAAATATGATGTGACTATTATCGGCTCCGGACCTGGAGGCTATGTCTGCGCTATTCGCTGTGCCCAATTAGGCTTAAAGACAGCCTTAGTTGAAAAATATGACGCTCTTGGTGGCACGTGCCTGAATGTAGGCTGCATTCCATCGAAAGCTGTACTTGAAAGCAGTGAGCATTACTACAACGCCAAAAGCAAATTTGTAATGCACGGCATTCATTTGGAAAATCTTCAGATCAACCTGCAGGAAATGATTGCCCACAAGGCTGATGTAGTGAAGAAAACAGGAGATGGTGTAAAATATTTAATGAAAAAAAACAAAGTGGATGTGTTTTATGGTACAGGATCATTTATCAATCCAACAAAGATTTTAGTGAAATCAAATGACGGTAATCAAACAGAATTAGAGACAGTCCATACCGTCATTGCCACCGGTTCCAAACCTGCATCCCTTCCTAATGTAACTATAGACAAACAACATATTATCTCTTCTACCGAAGCATTGGTATTAGCAGAGGTTCCCAAGCATTTGATTGTTATTGGTGGTGGCGTCATTGGGATGGAGTTAGGTTCGGTGTATGCTCGAATTGGTTCAAAAGTAACAGTGATTGAATATTATGAGCAAATTCTTGCGACAATGGACAAATCTCTCGGAAAGGAACTACAAAAATCACTTTCAAAACTGGGGTTTACATTTCATTTCAATCACAAGGTTACCGGCGCTGAAATGCAAGGCCAGAATATTATAGTAACTGCCGAAAACAAAAATGGAGAACAGGTGAAGTTTGAAGGTGATTATTGCTTAATGGCAATTGGACGAAAACCTTATACTGCCGGACTTAACATGGAGGCAATCGGTGTTTCAACGGAGAAAGGAAAAATTAACGTTGATGAAAACTTCAGAACAGATGTTTCCAATGTTTATGCAATCGGCGATGTGATTAGGGGTGCTATGCTTGCACACAAAGCTTCCGAAGAAGGTGTATATGTAGCTGAGTATATTGCAAACTTGCGTCCGCATATCAATTATCTGACCATTCCAAACATCGTTTACACCTGGCCCGAAGTTGCCAGCGTAGGGCATACAGAAGAAGAATTGATTGCAAATGGCGTAGATTATAAATCCGGCTCATTTCCGTTAATGGCTAATGCCCGTGCCCGCATGAATGCAGATACTGAAGGATTCATAAAAGTCTTGGCGCATAGCCAGACTGGTGAAATTCTGGGCATACACATGATAGGTCCCCGAATTGCCGATATCATTGGCGAAGCGGCACTTGCCATGCAACATGGTATTTCTGCTTTGGGAGTTTCCAATGTAGTTCATGGTCATCCCACTTTTTATGAAAGTCTGAAAGAAGCCTGTTTAAATGCAACAGGGAAAGGAGCTATTCATATTTGA
- a CDS encoding NAD+ synthase — protein MKIAIAQQNYHIGNFEYNINKIINAIERAKEDNVDLIVFSELSVCGYPPRDFLEFDDFIGKCYESIEHIKSHTEGIGVIIGAPQKNPVAEGKDLFNSALFLYNKEIIGIAHKSLLPTYDVFDEYRYFEPTNEWNIIEFKGERIALTICEDIWNLTKNPLYRISPMDLLIEQKPTLLINITASPFDYDHDDDRKEIILANIRHYHLPMIYCNTVGVQTEIIFDGGSLVFDRDGRVCKELKYFEEDFCIFNTEDLEQRKLDEVRNFEFIDERVVTLKNSDKVIQYLTTQKNISQIHKALILGVRDYFSKMGFSKAILGASGGIDSAVVQSVAVEALGKENVHVLLMPSDFSSSHSIADAEQLNKNLGNTYDIVPIAAIYNQFLTTLHPIFQDLPFNIAEENIQSRIRGNLLMALANKFKYILLNTSNKSELAVGYGTLYGDMAGGLSVLGDIYKMQIFSLAKYINRESEIIPANILSKPPSAELHPGQKDSDSLPEYEILDRVLYEYIERRNGPKEIIALGYDEQLVARILKLVNTAEYKRNQFCPILRMSRKAFGVGRRIPIVAQYLS, from the coding sequence ATGAAAATTGCAATCGCCCAGCAGAATTACCATATAGGCAATTTTGAATACAATATAAATAAAATTATCAATGCCATTGAGCGGGCGAAAGAGGACAATGTTGATTTGATCGTATTTTCTGAACTATCTGTCTGCGGCTATCCACCGAGAGATTTTTTAGAGTTTGATGATTTTATCGGCAAATGCTATGAAAGCATTGAACACATCAAAAGCCATACAGAAGGCATTGGTGTCATTATTGGTGCACCACAGAAAAACCCTGTTGCCGAAGGAAAAGATCTATTCAATTCTGCTCTTTTCTTATACAACAAAGAAATTATTGGCATAGCTCATAAATCTCTTTTACCTACTTACGATGTATTTGATGAATACCGCTATTTTGAACCTACCAACGAGTGGAACATCATAGAATTTAAAGGTGAACGCATTGCCCTTACCATTTGCGAGGACATTTGGAATCTTACGAAGAACCCATTGTATCGCATTTCGCCAATGGATTTATTAATTGAACAAAAACCAACCCTCTTAATTAATATCACCGCTTCGCCGTTTGATTATGACCACGACGATGACAGAAAAGAAATTATTCTTGCAAACATCCGTCATTATCATTTGCCTATGATTTATTGCAATACGGTTGGCGTACAAACCGAAATTATTTTTGATGGCGGTAGCTTAGTGTTCGATAGAGATGGCAGAGTGTGTAAAGAGTTAAAATATTTTGAGGAAGACTTTTGCATCTTTAATACAGAGGATTTGGAGCAAAGGAAATTAGATGAAGTCAGAAATTTCGAGTTTATTGATGAAAGGGTGGTAACCTTGAAAAATAGCGATAAGGTAATTCAATACCTTACCACCCAAAAGAACATTTCTCAAATTCATAAGGCTCTCATACTTGGTGTAAGAGATTATTTTTCTAAAATGGGATTTTCAAAGGCTATTTTGGGAGCCAGCGGCGGTATTGACAGTGCTGTGGTACAATCTGTAGCGGTTGAAGCATTGGGCAAAGAAAATGTACATGTACTGCTTATGCCGTCTGATTTTTCTTCTTCTCACTCTATTGCCGATGCAGAGCAGTTAAATAAGAATTTAGGGAACACGTATGATATTGTTCCCATAGCAGCTATTTACAATCAATTTCTAACTACGTTACATCCAATTTTTCAGGATTTGCCATTTAACATTGCTGAAGAAAACATTCAGAGCCGCATTAGGGGAAATTTATTGATGGCACTTGCAAATAAATTCAAGTACATTTTGCTCAATACATCCAATAAGAGTGAATTGGCGGTAGGATACGGTACGCTTTACGGTGATATGGCAGGTGGTTTATCCGTTTTAGGTGATATATACAAGATGCAGATTTTTTCTTTAGCGAAGTACATCAATAGGGAAAGCGAAATTATACCCGCAAACATTCTCTCTAAGCCACCTTCAGCAGAGTTGCACCCAGGCCAAAAAGATTCGGATAGCTTACCTGAATACGAGATTTTAGACAGAGTGCTTTACGAGTACATTGAACGAAGAAACGGACCGAAAGAAATTATTGCATTAGGGTATGATGAGCAGCTTGTAGCAAGAATACTAAAATTGGTAAACACAGCAGAATACAAAAGAAATCAATTTTGTCCTATTCTAAGAATGAGCCGGAAGGCATTTGGTGTGGGAAGGAGAATACCAATAGTGGCCCAATATTTGAGCTAA
- a CDS encoding GNAT family N-acetyltransferase has product MKRAEYNDKNLVVDILTKSFDANQSVNYIIKQDQKRVARIRSLMDYSFEMCSAFGDVFLSDDNKACALIVYPDKKKSTPKSTLLDLKLILQAVGIGNISKTLKREKMINSIQPKIPMSYLWFIGVDPTAQGRRIGSALLQEIIDYSNSNNRPIYLETSTVKNLPWYEKFGFEVYNEQDLTYHLYFFKRDVK; this is encoded by the coding sequence ATGAAAAGAGCAGAGTATAATGACAAAAACTTGGTGGTAGATATACTAACCAAATCATTTGATGCTAACCAAAGTGTCAATTACATAATAAAGCAAGATCAAAAAAGAGTAGCACGAATTCGCTCTTTAATGGATTATTCCTTTGAAATGTGTTCAGCATTCGGTGATGTGTTTCTTTCTGATGATAACAAGGCATGTGCGCTCATTGTTTATCCTGACAAAAAGAAGTCTACACCAAAATCAACATTATTGGATTTGAAGCTCATTCTTCAAGCCGTCGGCATCGGTAATATAAGCAAGACTTTAAAAAGGGAAAAGATGATAAATAGCATACAACCTAAAATACCAATGTCTTACTTATGGTTTATCGGTGTTGATCCTACTGCACAAGGTCGGAGAATTGGCAGTGCACTACTTCAGGAAATTATTGATTACAGTAACAGCAATAACCGCCCTATTTACTTGGAAACTTCGACGGTCAAGAATTTACCCTGGTATGAAAAATTTGGATTTGAAGTTTACAACGAACAGGATTTGACATACCATTTGTATTTCTTCAAGAGGGATGTAAAATAG
- a CDS encoding ATP-binding response regulator → MLVFGTQMHIVTFFFVSIEIVIFFYLAIIRLARPDDRTTTLNLILIFLLLTYNITGGLLPDPKLPGSFFSQNVIAYATGFITPCYFPYYVYKAFSLTKLKFHAYRGVYLFLILPYCIFVFVFWLTRDLKETQNLLIIPVLYAIWVIISLARAIRHKYNYDFSSITARQEMVVLLFSLTPWIGLPIITYFNFGQAVEALITNIGFLLLFGLQVIRHIRELRTEHEKLIESEQRLKSWNADLKDEVSKRTKELEKLNEQRTNNFINLVHETKTPLTLIKNYLDEYISKYGTVQELDVIKGGVDKLTADVINLFDIERFTKGIDTYKHNRISDFSAILSNSLPLFQHYCYMQQITCFVDIEDELLIKADPNAINRIVNNIIENAIKFTDEGGQIVISLTKQEDKIVFAVKDTGEGIPTDLQKRIFEPYYQIGHKNTGLQGMGLGLPIVKKVVDGLGGTITIQSQPETVAGTTVTITLPQYILGGNEEIAKSGTGISKLNYEYSYDSITDSEFKTGRRTLLLIEDNITMINFLLQKLSIFYNVFCARNGAEALKKLHEITVIPDLILSDVMMDKMDGFAFARKLAEQERYSHIPLIFLTAKSTQVDKLKGLKLGAMDFISKPFSFEELSQKIETLLDNISKQQKAILSTSIAHLQTLKNLETDGPPVSSPSKFEENCKLFQFTAREIEIARLIVKGRTYKMIAKDLFISEKTVTKHIQNLFEKAEVRNKIQLSNKLNK, encoded by the coding sequence ATGCTGGTATTTGGAACACAAATGCACATTGTCACATTTTTTTTTGTGAGTATAGAAATAGTCATCTTTTTCTATCTGGCAATAATTCGCTTAGCTCGGCCAGATGATAGGACTACTACACTTAACCTGATCCTTATTTTTCTACTGCTCACCTATAACATTACAGGAGGCTTGCTTCCTGATCCAAAACTGCCAGGCTCATTTTTCTCGCAAAATGTAATCGCGTATGCGACCGGCTTCATCACGCCGTGTTACTTCCCATATTATGTGTATAAAGCATTCAGTTTAACAAAGTTGAAATTTCATGCTTACAGAGGTGTTTATCTATTCTTGATCTTGCCCTACTGCATTTTTGTCTTTGTTTTTTGGTTAACCAGGGATTTAAAGGAGACACAAAATCTGCTTATCATTCCTGTGCTCTATGCAATTTGGGTAATTATTTCTTTAGCCAGGGCTATTCGTCATAAATACAACTATGATTTCTCAAGTATCACAGCCCGGCAGGAGATGGTTGTGTTGCTGTTTAGCTTGACACCCTGGATAGGATTGCCAATTATCACTTATTTTAATTTCGGTCAGGCAGTTGAGGCACTAATCACCAATATAGGGTTTCTGTTGTTGTTCGGATTACAGGTAATAAGGCACATAAGGGAATTAAGAACTGAGCATGAAAAACTCATTGAATCAGAGCAGCGATTAAAGAGCTGGAATGCTGATCTTAAAGATGAAGTTAGTAAGCGCACTAAGGAACTGGAAAAGCTCAATGAACAAAGAACAAATAACTTTATCAACCTTGTTCATGAAACCAAAACACCTCTGACACTTATAAAAAATTACCTGGATGAGTATATCAGCAAATATGGTACTGTTCAAGAATTAGATGTTATAAAAGGTGGTGTAGATAAACTGACTGCTGATGTAATTAACCTGTTCGACATTGAGCGGTTTACAAAGGGAATTGATACCTATAAACACAACCGTATTTCGGATTTCAGTGCTATATTGAGCAATAGCCTTCCTCTGTTCCAGCACTATTGTTACATGCAGCAGATTACCTGCTTCGTTGACATAGAGGATGAACTACTGATAAAAGCTGACCCTAATGCGATCAACCGTATTGTAAACAACATCATTGAAAACGCCATAAAGTTTACAGATGAAGGTGGTCAGATAGTTATATCCCTGACGAAGCAGGAAGATAAAATTGTATTTGCTGTTAAGGATACCGGCGAAGGGATACCAACCGACTTACAAAAAAGAATATTCGAGCCTTATTACCAGATCGGGCATAAAAATACGGGGCTTCAGGGCATGGGCTTAGGTTTACCTATTGTAAAAAAGGTAGTGGATGGACTTGGTGGAACTATTACCATCCAGAGCCAGCCGGAAACGGTTGCGGGGACAACCGTTACTATCACGCTGCCTCAATATATATTAGGCGGCAATGAGGAAATTGCTAAATCAGGTACAGGCATCAGTAAGCTCAATTACGAATACAGTTATGATAGCATTACAGACAGTGAATTTAAGACAGGCAGGCGTACTTTGCTTTTAATTGAAGATAATATTACGATGATCAATTTCCTGCTTCAGAAATTGAGCATCTTTTACAATGTATTTTGCGCAAGAAACGGTGCAGAGGCTTTGAAAAAGCTCCATGAGATAACGGTCATTCCCGATCTCATTCTTTCTGATGTGATGATGGACAAAATGGATGGTTTTGCTTTCGCCAGGAAACTGGCTGAACAGGAACGGTATTCCCATATTCCCCTTATTTTCCTAACGGCAAAATCCACGCAGGTTGACAAACTTAAGGGCCTGAAATTGGGTGCAATGGATTTTATTTCAAAACCTTTCTCCTTTGAAGAATTGAGCCAAAAGATTGAAACTCTTTTGGATAACATCAGTAAGCAGCAAAAAGCTATTTTAAGCACCTCTATTGCACACCTGCAAACGTTAAAGAACCTGGAAACTGATGGGCCACCTGTTTCCAGTCCATCAAAATTTGAGGAAAATTGTAAGCTATTCCAGTTTACCGCCAGGGAAATCGAGATTGCCCGGCTGATCGTTAAAGGGAGAACCTATAAAATGATTGCCAAGGATCTGTTCATCTCTGAAAAAACGGTTACCAAACACATCCAGAATCTGTTTGAGAAAGCAGAGGTCAGGAACAAGATTCAACTCAGCAATAAGCTGAATAAGTAG
- a CDS encoding DUF4134 domain-containing protein, whose translation MICVALALLAIHYGAFAQDGIQGINEANTKVRSYFSAGTNLMYAVGALLGLIGAVKVYQKWNAGDQDTGKVAAAWFGSCIFLVVVATVIQSFFGV comes from the coding sequence ATGATCTGTGTCGCTCTGGCACTATTGGCTATCCACTACGGGGCATTCGCTCAGGATGGCATTCAGGGTATCAACGAAGCCAATACTAAAGTACGCAGCTACTTCTCCGCAGGAACGAACCTTATGTACGCGGTGGGTGCATTGCTGGGTCTGATTGGCGCAGTGAAGGTTTACCAGAAATGGAATGCCGGTGATCAGGACACTGGAAAAGTCGCAGCCGCCTGGTTTGGTAGCTGCATTTTTCTGGTAGTGGTTGCAACCGTTATTCAATCCTTCTTCGGTGTTTAA
- a CDS encoding DUF1896 family protein has translation MQSVLTEKLWAYIVYNNPDLMISLQEDYSVTRYLEEKVNAVMPMVEQLLVEGKPPYIIEELCLNAMTVKLQPSRYQYIRSVIEEEFNGDYERMKENGTLTYEVVNLIETCKGIFSDFDFNSENETNRHLRYAIIGQVHDYLA, from the coding sequence ATGCAAAGTGTGCTAACAGAAAAGTTGTGGGCGTATATCGTCTACAACAATCCTGACCTCATGATCAGCTTGCAGGAAGACTATTCAGTCACCCGTTATCTGGAAGAAAAGGTGAATGCAGTGATGCCGATGGTTGAGCAGCTTCTTGTTGAAGGAAAGCCACCCTATATCATCGAAGAACTATGCCTCAATGCAATGACGGTGAAATTACAGCCATCCCGCTACCAGTACATACGCTCGGTTATAGAAGAAGAATTTAATGGGGACTACGAGCGGATGAAGGAAAACGGAACACTCACCTACGAAGTGGTAAATCTCATCGAAACATGCAAAGGTATTTTTAGTGATTTTGATTTTAACAGTGAAAACGAAACGAACAGGCATTTGAGATATGCCATTATAGGACAGGTGCATGATTACCTGGCCTGA